From a single Vicugna pacos chromosome 4, VicPac4, whole genome shotgun sequence genomic region:
- the GNG10 gene encoding guanine nucleotide-binding protein G(I)/G(S)/G(O) subunit gamma-10: protein MSSGASVSALQRLVEQLKLEASVERIKVSQAAAELQQYCMQNACKDALLVGVPAGSNPFREPRSCALL from the exons ATGTCGTCCGGGGCCAGCGTGAGCGCCCTGCAGCGCCTGGTGGAGCAGCTCAAGCTGGAGGCCAGCGTGGAGAGGATCAAG GTCTCTCAGGCGGCTGCGGAGCTCCAACAGTACTGCATGCAGAATGCCTGCAAGGACGCCCTGCTGGTGGGTGTTCCAGCTGGGAGCAACCCCTTCCGGGAGCCCAGATCCTGTGCTTTACTCTGA